The Fulvivirga maritima genome segment TGGCCAGTGTAAGTCATGGTTAGATGGTGGTTTAGCGCCCAGGGCGATGACCAGAGATCTGGACTGGGGAGTGCCTGTGCCTGTAGAAGGAGCTGAAGGCAAGGTGCTATACGTTTGGTTTGATGCACCTATCGGCTATATTTCTGCTACTAAAGAGTGGGCTGAGCAAAATGGTAAAAACTGGGAGCCATATTGGAAGGATAAAGACTCAAGATTACTTCACTTTATTGGTAAGGATAATATTGTGTTTCACTGTATCATCTTCCCAAGCATATTGCATGTAGATGGTGATTATATATTGCCAGATAATGTTCCTGCTAATGAGTTCTTAAATCTTGAAGGAAATAAAATTAGTACATCTAAAAACTGGGCGGTTTGGCTGCATGAGTTTTTAGAAGATTTGCCTGGTAAAGAAGATGTACTTAGGTATGTGTTATGTGCTAATGCTCCTGAAACAAAGGATAATGACTTTACCTGGAAAGACTTCCAGACTCGTAATAACAGTGAGCTGGTAGCTATATTCGGCAATTTTATTAATAGAGCAGTAGTGCTTACTAATAAGTATTATGAAGGCGAAATTCCTGAAAAAGGAGAGTTGTTTGATATAGACAAGGAAACCATTGAGAAGGTAAAGGCTGCTCCTCAGAAAATAGCTAATGCGCTAGATGCATTTAAATTTAGAGAAGCAATGTCTGAGTTTATAGATTTAGCCAGAACAGGAAATAAATACCTGGCTGATACTGAACCTTGGAAGTTGATAAAGACCAACCCTAACAGAGTGAAGACCATTATGAATATAGGTCTTCAGATCGCCGCTAATCTGGCGATTGTAGGGGAGCCGTTCTTACCTAAAACTATCAATAAATTAAATGGCATTTTAAACTTTTCAGGAAAGCTGTGGGCCGATGCCGGATCTGTTGATTTGCTGCCTGATGGTCATAAAATAGGAGAGGCTGAATTATTGTTTGAGAAAATTGAAGATGACGTAGTGCAAAAGCAGATGGATAAACTAGAGGCAACTAAAAAAACTAATGAGCAGGAAGTAAAAGCTGCTGTAGCTAAAGAACAAGAGGCTGCTCCGGCAGAATCTAATGTAAAGGCTGAGATCAATTTTGATGACTTTATGAAAATTGATATCAGAGTAGGGACTATTCTTGAAGCTGAAAAAATGCCAAAATCTAAAAAGCTATTGAAGATGTTGGTAGATACAGGGATTGACAAGAGGACCATTTTAAGTGGTATTGCTGAGCATTATTCACCCGAAGAGGTGATAGGTCAGCAGGTGTCTGTTTTAGTGAATTTGGCCCCTAGAAAAATGATGGGAGTAGAATCTCAGGGAATGATATTGATGGCTGAAGATACTGATGGTACATTAAGATTTGTGCAGCCTTCAGAAAAGGTGAATCCTGGATCAGGAATAAGTTAATAATTATAAGCTGAAAATATAATAGAGGGTGTTTGGTATTACTAAACACCCTTTTTTATTAATCATTAAATTCATTCATGGTTCTTGTTGCTCCAATGGTGCAAAAGGAGAGGGTCATATCAATAGCTTTATCCATAATAAAAGGCAGCTCTTCAAATTCCTTTTTTGTGAATGGACTTAGTACATAATCTATTTGCTGACCTTTAGCATAGTTATCACCAATTCCCATCTTTAGACGAGAGTAGTTGTTGCCTCCGGTAAGCTGTTCAATATTTTTAAGCCCATTATGTCCTGCTGCTGATCCCTTCATGCGCAGACGCAGGTTGCCAAAAGGAATAGCAATATCATCTACTAATACTAATAGGTTCTCTTTGGGTATTTTAAGCTCTTTAAGCCAATAGTTAACAGCTTTACCACTCAGGTTCATATAGGTGGTAGGCTTTATTAGGTGTATCTGCCTCGACTTATACTTAAATTCTGCTTTCTCAGCCAGACGCTCATTGTTAAATTTAAAGCCATGCACGTCAGCCATTCTGTCTAGTGTAAGAAAACCGATGTTATGTCTGGTTAGCTCATACTCTGCGCCAATGTTTCCTAAACCTGCTATTAAGTACTTCATGCTTTTTTAAAATAATAAGGAGGGGGTTAAACTAAAAAATCCTGCCCATAGAGAGCAGGATTTTCTTAAATGAATTTTGTTAGACTTATTCAGTCTCTTCTGCTTCAGTTTCTTCTGCTTCAGCAGTTTGCTTACCTCTAAGTGCTCTTGGTATTTCTACTACAGCTACAGAAGCGATTTTAGTATCAAGGATTTCGAAGTTATCTTCTGCGATCTCTTGTACTTTTATAGCTTTTCCGAAGTCTAAGCCGCTAAGATCTACAGTGATATGCTCAGGCATATGCTTAGGAAGCGACTGAATTCTTAAGTGTCTTCTTTTCTTAATAAGAGTACCCCCTTTGGCTACACCTGGAGATTCTCCTTCGAAATGAACAGGAATATCCATTTTAATGGTTTTTCCTTCGAAGATTTGCAAGAAGTCAACATGAAGAATTACTTCACTTACTGGGTGAAACTGGATATCTTGTAAGATAGCCTGATACTCATCTCCCTCAATGTTCAAATGCACAAAGTGTGCTTCATCTGTGTACACTAATTCTCTGAAAAGAATCATTGGTGCATAAAAGTGTATCTGCTCATCACCACCATAAATTACGCAAGGAACATTTCCTTCTGCGCGCAACTTCTTGGAATCTGATTTGCCGAGATTTGCTCTTTTATACCCTATAACCTCAACTGTTTTCATTGTAATTATAATTTATATGTGAGTAAATAAAATTCTTAAGAACGGATGAATAATGAGCTGATAGACTCATGATCATGTATTTTTCTGATTGCTTTAGCAAAAAGGTCAGATACACTGAGTACTTTTATTTTAGAGCAATCTTGTTTCAGAGGCAGGGTGTCTGTAGTTACCAGCTCTTCCAGCTCTGAGTTTTCTATGTTTTCGTAGGCTTTGCCAGATAGTATCGGGTGAGTGGCTACTGCTCTTACAGATTTAGCTCCTTTGTCTTTTAAAAGAGCGGCTGCTTTGCATATAGTGCCTCCGGTATCTATTAGGTCATCTATCATTACTACGTCTTTGCCTTCTACGTCTCCAATAAGTCTCATAGATGCTACTTCGTTGGCTTTTTCACGGTACTTATCACAAACTACCATTTCAGCTCTAAAGAACTTAGCGAAGCTTCTGGTTCTTTTTACACCACCTACATCAGGAGAAGCAAAAATGATATCTTCCAATTTCAGAGATCTGATGTAAGGAATAAATATTGAAGTACCATCTAAGTGATCTAAAGGAATATCAAAAAATCCCTGGATCTGATCAGCATGAAGGTCACAAGTCATAATTCTGTCTGCGCCTGCGGCTGATAATAAGTTAGCCATGAGCTTGGCTGCTATAGCTACTCTTGGTTTATCTTTTCTGTCCTGACGTGCATAACCGAAATAAGGAACCACTACAGTTACATACTTAGCGCTAGCTCTTTTAGCAGCATCGATAAGTAAAAGTAATTCCAAAAAGTTATCAGCAGGGGGAAAAGTTGATTGTATCAAAAAGACATCACTTCCTCTTACAGATTCAGTAAAGAAAGGAGACATTTCACCGTCACTAAATTTCTGAAGCGTGACTTCTCCTAAAGGCTTACCGTATGACTGAGCAATTTTTTCAGCCAAGTATTGAGTTGATTTTCCGGAGAAGATCTTTACTGATGACATCTTTTTAAGTTTGGCATTTTTAAAACAAAAAAGGCGGACTATATAATGTCCGCCTGAGTTGCCCGACTAGGGCTCGAACCTAGACTCTTCTGAACCAAAATCAGACGTGTTGCCAGTTACACCATCGGGCAATCTTGTTTCCCTCATTTTTGGGATGGCAAAAGTAGTATTAATTTTTAAAAATGAAAACTTCCGGGTAGAAATTTTTAAAAATATTTTACGGAGTCTGAGAAAGTATCTTTTTCTGCTCTTCCATGAAGCCGTCTGCGAAGAACTGATACTTGTTTAGAATGGATTTTACGGCGTTATTGACGTCTCTAATGTCAGAAAAGTTTACACGGCCATAGTAGTCTGTAGCATAGCCTTGCCAGATAGAAGCTTTTTGTTTTCTGTCAAAAATCTGAATAAGCAGGGTGCCTTCTTTCATACCAATCTTTAATCGGTTGTATTCAAGGTCACGATTTTGCTTGGTCATCCAGTCTTCTATTTTAGGTTGGTTGTAACCTCTGAAGTTCAGGCTGTCTACAAACACCCTGAAAGATAGTAGTAAATCGGGCTTGTTGTCCTTTCTTTTATAGCCAAGAAATTTCATGTGAGATTCTATCGCCCTCTTGATTACCTCGCCGTTAGAGGCTAGTTCCTGGTTCTCTGCCTGCAGCAAGAAGTCATAACTACTGTATTTGTCAAAACGACCTTTGTAGCTGTAGTCATATTCTACAGGTAGTTCACGATAAGAGAAGCACGATACTAATATTAGAGATAGTATTCCGATGGATAGGAAGTGAGAGCGTGATTTCATACTTAATGAGGTTTAAAACAGAGCCTATATAAATATAATATAATAGGCCCTGTTTTAATAACATTTAATCTGAAATGTTTAATGAAATCCGCTATTTGCGAGTAGTTACTTATGTGTTTCTAACCATGCCTTAGCGTTCGTAAATGCCTCTATCCATGGTGATACTTCATCTTGTCTGCCTTCAGGGTAATATGCCCAGTTGTGAGGGTATATAGAACGCTCCAAATGAGGCATTATAGCGAGGTGTCTGCCATCTTTAGAGCAAACAGCAGCTGTACTATGATCTGAGTCGTTAGGGTTGCCAGGATACGCCTTATAAGCGTATTTAGCTACTATGTTATAAGCGGACTCAGCCTCTGGTAATACAAACTTACCTTCACCATGTGCTACCCATACGCCCAGCTTGCTGCCGCCCAGGGAGCTAAACATTACACTTTCGTTTTCTGGTATATCAACAGATATAAAGCTCGATTCAAACTTCTCTGAACTGTTATGATGCATGGTAGGGTGATTCTTAATCTCAGGGAATAAGAGGCCTAATTCCATCATTAACTGACAACCGTTACATACGCCTAAGCTGAGTGTATCTTTTCTGCTATAGAAATTATCAAGGGCTTGTTTCGCCTTTTCGTTATAAAGGAATGCTCCAGCCCACCCTTTGGCTGATCCTAGTACATCAGAGTTAGAGAAGCCACCTACAAATACTATGAGATTTACATCAGAAAGATCATCTCTACCACTGATCAGGTCAGTCATGTGAACATCTTTCACATCAAAGCCTGCCATGTGCATCATCCAAGCCATTTCACGGTCACCATTCACTCCTTTTTCTCTAATGATAGCCGCTTTATAGCCTGTCTCTTCTTTTCTATTTAAATCAATGCCATATTGATCTAGCTTGCCAGTGAAATGTGCCGGAAACTGATAAGAAAGAGGTTGCTTTTTGTAGTTTTCAAAACGAGCCTGAGCTAAGTCAGCACCTGATTGCTTTTTATCTAACAGATAAGAGGTTTTAAACCATACGTCTCTTAGTTCTTTTACATCAAGATCTAAAGCTGTATCGTTATGGTTGATGGTAACACGCCCGCTGTTATTAGTTGTACCTATAACATAAGCGTTGATGTCTACCTTTTTGAAATCATTAACAATGCTATCATCAGCTACCTGAATAAGTACTCCTGGTTGTTCACTAAAAAGTACTTTTAAAGTATCCGCTTCAGGAATATCGTTTAGAGATATTTCAAGGCCTGAATTTTCTGTAGGGAAGCACATTTCAAGCAGCGCTGTGATCATACCTCCGGCAGAAATATCATGACCTGCCAATATTTTATTTTCCAGCACCAATAGCTGAATTTCAGCAAAGGCCTTTTTGAAATAAAAAGCATCTTTTATAGTAGGAGCAGTGCTGCCTAGCTTGTTAAGTACCTGAGCAAAGCTACTGCCACCCAGCTTGTAATCATCATCAGAAAAATCTATGTATATGATGTGAGAGTTAGCTTCTGGCTTAAGGTTAGGAGATACTACCTGATTGATGTTGCTTACTTCGCCTACGGAGCTGATTATAACCGTTCCTGGAGAATAAACTACATCGCCATCAGGGTATTTTTGGGTCATAGAAAGTGAATCTTTACCCGTAGGGATGTTGATGTCCAATTCCTGAGCAAATTCACTTACAGCTTTCACGGCATTGTATAATCTGCTGTTTTCGCCTTCTACTTTGGCTGGCCACATCCAGTTGGCACTTAAAGAAACTCCTTTAAGTCCATGAGTAAGTGGAGCCCAAACTAAGTTAGTGAGTGCTTCAGCTATTGAAAGCTTGGAGCCTGCATCAGGATCTATAAGAGCGGAAACAGGAGCATGGCCAATAGAAGTGGCTATTCCTTTAGTCCCTTTATAGTCTAGTGCCATTACGCCCAGGTTGTTAAGAGGAAGCTGTACAGGCCCACAAGTCTGTTGTTTCGCTACCTTTCCTGAAACACATCGGTCCACTTTGTTAGTTAACCAGTCTTTACAAGCTACACCTTCCAGTTGTAATACTGATTCTAAATATTCTTTGATTTGCTCTGAGCTATAAGTTAACTCAGCATAGTTGCTGGCTTTATCTTCATCTTCCAATATAGTTTTTGGAGATGAGCCGAACATATGAGACAGATCCCAATCTATAGGATTCTTGCCTGTCTTTTTATTTTCAAACTTAAAATGATCATCACCGGTAGCGTGGCCTACAGCATACATAGGAGAGCGCTCTCTGTCGGCTACTTTTTTAAGGTAATCAAGGTCTTTACTTTTCATTACCAAGCCCATTCTTTCCTGAGATTCGTTACCTACTATCTCTTTATCAGAAAGTGTAGGATCACCCACAGGCAGCTTGTTTACATCTATGGTTCCACCGGTTTCTTCTACCAGCTCAGAGAGGCAGTTTAGGTGGCCACCAGCACCATGATCATGAATAGAGATGATAGGGTTCTCATCGCTTTCTACCATAGCTCTGATAGTATTCATCACCCTTTTTTGCATTTCAGGGTTAGAGCGCTGTATGGCATTAAGCTCTATAGAGTTGCCAAATTCTCCGGTAGCTACTGAAGAAACGGCTCCACCACCCATACCAATACGGTAGTTGTCCCCTCCAAGTATTACTATTTCGTCTCCTTTTTCTGGGGATGCTTTTAAGCTGTCATGCTTCTTGCCAAACCCAATTCCACCGGCCAGCATGATCACTTTATCAAATCCGAATTTTTTGTCGTTCTCTTCGTGCTCAAAAGTGAGTAAGCTTCCGCAAATAAGAGGTTGACCAAACTTATTACCAAAATCACTGGCACCATCAGACGCTTTAATAAGGATGTCCATAGGCGTTTGGTACAACCATTTTCTAGGTTGTATGTTCTCTTCCCACTTTCTTCCTTCCTCTAGTCGGGAGTATGAAGTCATATATACAGCAGTTCCTGCTAATGGCAAGCTGCCTTTTCCTCCTGCTAGTCTATCTCTAATCTCTCCTCCAGATCCTGTGGCAGCACCGTTAAATGGTTCTACTGTGGTAGGGAAGTTATGGGTTTCCGCTTTTAAGCTGATAACCGTATCTATTTCTTTAGTAGTGAAATAATCAGGCTTATCAGGTGTTTTGGGTGAAAATTGTTCCGCTTTAGGGCCTTGAATAAAGGCTACATTATCCTTATAAGCAGAAACTATGTAATTCGGGTTTTTAGTAGATGTTTCTTTTATCATCTGGAAAAGGGATTTATCCATTTCTTTTCCGTTAATAATGAAAACACCATTAAATATTTTATGCCTGCAGTGCTCTGAGTTTACCTGAGAGAAGCCAAAAACTTCACTATCGGTGAGCTTTCTGTCTAATTTTTTACTTACTCCTTCCAGATATTCTACTTCTTCTTCGCTAAGGGCCAGGCCTTCTTTTTTATTGAAAGTAGAGATATCATCAATCTCTATTACCGGATCAGGACTTTTAGCAATAGTGAAAAGTTGCTGATCAAGGTTATGATAGAGAACTTCCAGCATAGGATCATATTCAGCTGATCGCTCTTCTACCTGAGTAAATTGCTCGATCCTTTTAATTCCTTCTATGCCCATATTCTGGGTGATCTCCACGGCATTCGTGCTCCATGGGGTAATCATTTCTTTGCGAGGTCCTACAAAATAACCCTCTAACTGAGGTGCTTCTATAGTTTCTGCTTGCCCAAAAAGCCACTTTAGCTTGTTAATGTCTGCTTCCTGGAGCTGCTGTGAAAGGTCTACTGCGTAATACTGTTGACCTTGTGATCGGAAAAACTGGATCATTAAAATTGAGGATTTGAATAGTTAATGTTTTTCACCGCAAAAGTAGAAAAAAGAATTATATTATGCCTTAAGAATCAGGGCGTACCTGATGATGGGTCAAAATGCTCGCTAGCTTTAAAAATGGGATAAAACCATTTTACGATTGTTTTTTTGAAGAAAAATTAAACATTAAGGTGGCTATTATCCTTAAATAATAAAGCATAAATTATTTTATGAGCAAAAATAAGGTTCTTATAAAGTATGGAGGCAACGCCATGCAAAGTGAAGACTTGAAGAATCAAATCGCCCAAAAAATCAAAATTTTACATGAATCTGGATTTGAGGTGCTTTTGATGCATGGAGGAGGCCCGTTTATTAACAAAGCACTGGAGCTAGCCGGTATTGAGTCTGAGTTTTTTGATGGACAAAGGCATACTAGCGCCGAAGCATTGGTGCATATTGAAAGAGCACTAAAAGGTGAAGTGAATAGCTCTCTGGTAGGTTTGCTTAACAAAACCGGACTGAAAGCTGTAGGTCTGAGCGGAAAAGACGGTATGCTGGCTATAGCTGAAAAAAGATGGCACGTGCCTTTATCGGGAGGTGAGAAGATAGACCTGGGGCAGGTAGGGGACGTAAAGAGCATGAATACTGATTTGCCACAGCGATTGCTCACTGCAGGTTATATTCCGGTAGTTACCTGTATCGCTTCTGATGATGAGGGGAATGACTATAATATTAATGCGGATATGTTTGCCGGCCATTTGGCTGCAGCCTTAGAGGTAGATGAATATGTGCTGCTTACTGATGTAGACGGCCTTTTTGAAAATTATCCTGACCCTGACTCCATTTTACATAGTGTAAAGCTTAGCGATATTGAAGCGATGTATGGAGATATTATTACCGGAGGTATGATCCCCAAGCTGGAGTCTTGCGAGATAGCCATGAAAAATGGTGCAGCCAGGGCTACCATCCTGAATGGTACTAAGCCAGAGCAGATCACAGATTATTTATTGCATAGAAAATCAATAGGTACAACAATACAGAAATGATGAGTTATACTAATGAAGAATTATATCAGCAGGATAAAAATAATTATCTGCCTACATTCAAACGATTTCCCTTGGCCTTTGCAAAAGGTAAGGGGAGCAGACTGTGGGATGTAGAAGGAAAAGAATATATTGATATGCTGGCGGGCATAGCAGTTTGTAATGTAGGGCATAGCCACCCTAAAGTGGTGGAGGCTGTGCAGAAACAAGCGGCAGAGCTTATGCATATTTCTAATTTCTTTGTGACCTTGCCACAGGTAGAGCTGAGCAAAAAGCTCAAAGAAATTAGTGGTCTTGATCATGTTTTCATAACCAATAGTGGCGCTGAATCTGTAGAAGGTGCTATAAAAGTGGCTCGTAAATACGCACATAAGCATGGTCGGGGAGGAGAGGTGATTTCTATGACCAAATCTTTTCACGGTCGTACGCTGGGTACTATCGCCACTGGCCAGGCTAAATATCAGCAAGGTTTTGAACCTATTCCCACAGGTTTTAAGCAAGTAGAATTTAATAACCTTGAAGCTCTTAAGTCAACTATTAGCCAGGAAACGGCGGCTATTATTTTAGAGCCTGTGCAAGGTGAAGGAGGTATTAACCCTGTGGATAAGGACTATTTGCAAGCGATAAGAGAAATCTGTACAGAAGAAAAAATTGCTTTGATTTTTGACGAAGTGCAATGTGGAATCGGTCGTACAGGGAAGTGGTTTGCGAAGGATCATTATGGAGTGCAGCCCGATGTTATGACACTGGCCAAAGGGCTTGGTGGAGGTTTCCCGATAGGAGCTTTTGTATGTGATTCAAAAATTAGTGATGCTATTAATTATGGAGATCACGGTACCACTTTTGGAGGTAATCCATTAGCCTGTTCTTCAGCTTTAGCTACGTTATCAGTTATAGAAGAAGAGAATTTGTTAGATGCAGCCACTGAGAAGGGAGCATGGGTGAAAGCTGAATTTGAAAAAATGAAAGCTGAGCATGGTGAGATAAAATACATTCGTGGACTTGGACTTATGATAGGTATTGAGTTATCTCAGCCAGCGGCTCCGGTGGTGAAACTGCTTTTAGAAAAAGGTATTATAGCTAATGCTACCGCTGATACGGTGCTAAGACTAGTGCCTTCTTTAAATATACCTGAAGAAGATTTGAAGCAAGTGGTGGAAGAAATAGAAAAGTGTTTAGCAGAAACCATGATAGAACAATGAGTAATACGCGAAAAAAAGTAGCAATTGTAGGAGCTTCTGGTTATACAGGTTCCGAACTCGCTCGTTTTTTACTGCATCACCCAGAGGTAGAAATTGCCATGATCACCTCTGAAACGCACGAAGGAAAGCCATTTTCTACTTTACATCCTCAGTTTACCGGGCAGCTTGATATGCCTTTGGTATCCGCACAAAGAGTAACTGATGAGCCTTTGGATGTTGTTTTTCTGGCATTGCCACACGGTGTTTCTATGAATTTTGTGATGCAATGGGCAGATAAATCATTTAAAATTATTGATCTCAGTGGAGACTTCAGGTTAAAAAACTCTGAAGTGTATGAGCACTGGTATAAGAAAGATCATAATTATGAAAAAGGATTTGATCATGCTGTATATGGATTGCCAGAGCTACATAAAGATGATATAGTACAATCAGATTTGGTGGCTAATCCAGGCTGTTATCCTACTACTTCTACGCTAGGAGTAGCTCCATTGGTAGCCGAAAAACTGATAGATATAGAAGGCATTATAATAGATGCTAAATCAGGAATTACTGGAGCAGGTATAAAGCCTAGCCTTACCACCCACTTTTCTAATGTTAATGATAATTTCAAGGCCTATGGAGTAAAAAGTCATCGGCATACTATTGAAATAGAAGAGCAGCTAGGATTTCTTAATGAAGGAGAAGTGAAGGTTCAATTTACACCTCACCTGCTACCGCTAGATAGAGGAATACTGGCTACCAGCTATTCTACTCCACTAAACGACATGACCCAGGAAAAGCTGGACGATTTATACCAATCTTTTTATGAAGAAAAGCCATTTGTAAGGGTGAGAGAATCTTTACCTACTTTGAAAGACGTGAGAGGTAGTAATTACTGTGATGTGCACCCTGTGTGGGATGAACGTACTAACAGAATAATGGTTTTTTCGGCCATTGATAATCTTGTAAAAGGAGCCGCAGGGCAGGCTATTCAGAATATGAACCTGATGCTTGGCTTTGAAGAAACCTCAGGCCTATTACTTAATCCATTGAAACCATAAACCAACAATACTATCGAAGATCAAATGATTCAAAATATTACAAATGTAAAAGGTATCAAATGCTGGGGAGCACACACCGGAATCAAGTCTATGAGACGTGATCTGGCTATAATCTACTCAGAGGTGCCTTGTGCCGCAGCAGCTTGTTTTACCCAAAATAAAGTGCAGGCAGAGCCGGTGAAATTGAGTATTAAACACATGAAAGATAACCGGGCTCAGGTAATAGTATGTAATGCTGGTAATGCTAATGCATGTACCGGAGAGCAAGGCCGAATTGGAGCAGAAGCTATGGCTAATACTGTAGCTGAAGAACTAAAAATACCGGTAGAAGATGTGATAGTAGCCTCAACAGGGCTCATAGGAGAGCCTTTTCCTACTGATGATATTGTGAAGGGAATAAAAGAAAATATTCCTAAATTATCTAATACGGCCAAGGCAGGATCTTTTACTGCTAATGCTATTCTTACTACAGATACTTTCCCTAAAGAAGGCTTTCTTGAATTTGACTGTGATGGCACTAAAGTAGCGCTGGGCGGCATGGCTAAAGGATCAGGTATGATTCATCCAAACATGGCTACTATGCTGTCTTTTGTGGTTACGGATATTAATATAGATGAGAAATTACTGGATGAAGCGGTAAAGTACTGTGTAGAGAGAACTTTTAATATGATTACTGTAGATGGTGATACTTCTACTAATGATATGGTGGCAGTATTGGCAAACGGTCTGGCTGGTAATAAGAAGATTAAAACCAAAAGCGATCCTAACTATCAGCTGTTTAGAGAAAAGCTTATGCAGCTGCTTACACACCTGGCCAAATTAATTATCTCTGATGGCGAAGGTGCCTCTAAGTTTATAGAGTATAAAGTTACTAAGGCCAGAACTGAGAATAATGCCAGAACTTTAGTGAAAGCGATCTCTGATTCTACACTAGTTAAAACGGCTATGTTTGGCCGTGATCCTAACTGGGGGAGAATAATAGCTGCCTGCGGTAATGCTGGCGTTCCTTTTGATTATACCAAGGCCGATTTATACATTGGAGATAATAGTAACCTGGTGCAGGTGCTTAAGAAAGGATCTCCTGCAGATTATGATAAGGCATATATAAAGAAACTGCTGAGAGAATCTCACATCCGTATAGTCCTGGAGCTACATAAGGGTAGTGAAGAGAGCACAGGTTGGGGCTCAGACCTTACTACAGATTATGTGATGTTTAATTCAGTATATACTACCTAAATAAAAGCAAAACAGCCACTGGTACTAATCTTCCCAGTGGCTGTTATTCTAAATCAGAAATACTTTTTGTAATTATCTTCATCTTGCCAAAATTCACGACACTTTTGTATCTGTTCTTCTTTAAAGTGTTCGTCATTTTTCAATTCTTTCCATTCTCCATAACCCAGCTGCTCGGCTAGTTTATAGAAACGGTCTCCTTGTCCATTCTTTTTATCCTGAACCATTACACTGATGAGCGGGCGATCTTCCTCATGCTCTTCTTCTGAAATCTCATCCAGAATAGTTCCTAAAAGTTGTTTCTCATGTTTAATGTCAAGGTTAAGGCCTAGCTCAGTAGTGTTGATCAATCTCCTGTAGGAAATAGGAGCACTATCTGTTCGGGCCAATTGGATTAGCTTATTTCTTACTCTCGAATTCAAACTTTTTTAGATCTTGTTAAACAAAAAATAATAGCCAATTTTAAGAAAAATTAAAATTTTTAGCCACTTACTAGCTACTAATGTGCTCAGAAACTTTGTGAATCAGATGGTTATGAGCAGATTTTATTAAAACTATTTTATAATCGGTGATTTTTTTAATAAGCGGCTGCATATGTTGGGGTGTAATTACCTTATCTAAAGTGCCCAGATAAAAAGTCACTGGGATGTGGTTTTTAGTTAACAAATGGCTGATTTTCTTCATCTTAAATTTTAGGTGAGAAAATACTATCCATGAATAATATACCCTTTTTCTTTTCTCTAAGCTGTCCATTTGGCTGGCAGCGAATTTTGATAAGCTGCGATCAATAAATTTTAATTTTTCTGCCGTTCTAAGAATGCTAAAAAAAAGTTGAGGCTTCTGTATCATACTTTTAAAAACCTTCTTTAAACCTATAGGAGATGTGGCTAACTGATACCAAATATTAGGTTTAATGCCATCAGGAGCAATAAATATCAGTTCTATAATTCTTTCTGGAATGGCCTCTAGTGTGGCAAGTACAAATTTAGCTCCTATGCTAAAGCCCATCAGAGCTACTTCTTTAATTTTAAGGCTAGCGAGGAAAGCAGTTATTATTTCTGCCCATATAGCTTTGCTAAGCGGAGTATCTTCATGAGACCAATAACTATTGCCATGAAAAAATAAATCAAAGCTATAAATGGT includes the following:
- the argB gene encoding acetylglutamate kinase, producing MSKNKVLIKYGGNAMQSEDLKNQIAQKIKILHESGFEVLLMHGGGPFINKALELAGIESEFFDGQRHTSAEALVHIERALKGEVNSSLVGLLNKTGLKAVGLSGKDGMLAIAEKRWHVPLSGGEKIDLGQVGDVKSMNTDLPQRLLTAGYIPVVTCIASDDEGNDYNINADMFAGHLAAALEVDEYVLLTDVDGLFENYPDPDSILHSVKLSDIEAMYGDIITGGMIPKLESCEIAMKNGAARATILNGTKPEQITDYLLHRKSIGTTIQK
- the purL gene encoding phosphoribosylformylglycinamidine synthase — translated: MIQFFRSQGQQYYAVDLSQQLQEADINKLKWLFGQAETIEAPQLEGYFVGPRKEMITPWSTNAVEITQNMGIEGIKRIEQFTQVEERSAEYDPMLEVLYHNLDQQLFTIAKSPDPVIEIDDISTFNKKEGLALSEEEVEYLEGVSKKLDRKLTDSEVFGFSQVNSEHCRHKIFNGVFIINGKEMDKSLFQMIKETSTKNPNYIVSAYKDNVAFIQGPKAEQFSPKTPDKPDYFTTKEIDTVISLKAETHNFPTTVEPFNGAATGSGGEIRDRLAGGKGSLPLAGTAVYMTSYSRLEEGRKWEENIQPRKWLYQTPMDILIKASDGASDFGNKFGQPLICGSLLTFEHEENDKKFGFDKVIMLAGGIGFGKKHDSLKASPEKGDEIVILGGDNYRIGMGGGAVSSVATGEFGNSIELNAIQRSNPEMQKRVMNTIRAMVESDENPIISIHDHGAGGHLNCLSELVEETGGTIDVNKLPVGDPTLSDKEIVGNESQERMGLVMKSKDLDYLKKVADRERSPMYAVGHATGDDHFKFENKKTGKNPIDWDLSHMFGSSPKTILEDEDKASNYAELTYSSEQIKEYLESVLQLEGVACKDWLTNKVDRCVSGKVAKQQTCGPVQLPLNNLGVMALDYKGTKGIATSIGHAPVSALIDPDAGSKLSIAEALTNLVWAPLTHGLKGVSLSANWMWPAKVEGENSRLYNAVKAVSEFAQELDINIPTGKDSLSMTQKYPDGDVVYSPGTVIISSVGEVSNINQVVSPNLKPEANSHIIYIDFSDDDYKLGGSSFAQVLNKLGSTAPTIKDAFYFKKAFAEIQLLVLENKILAGHDISAGGMITALLEMCFPTENSGLEISLNDIPEADTLKVLFSEQPGVLIQVADDSIVNDFKKVDINAYVIGTTNNSGRVTINHNDTALDLDVKELRDVWFKTSYLLDKKQSGADLAQARFENYKKQPLSYQFPAHFTGKLDQYGIDLNRKEETGYKAAIIREKGVNGDREMAWMMHMAGFDVKDVHMTDLISGRDDLSDVNLIVFVGGFSNSDVLGSAKGWAGAFLYNEKAKQALDNFYSRKDTLSLGVCNGCQLMMELGLLFPEIKNHPTMHHNSSEKFESSFISVDIPENESVMFSSLGGSKLGVWVAHGEGKFVLPEAESAYNIVAKYAYKAYPGNPNDSDHSTAAVCSKDGRHLAIMPHLERSIYPHNWAYYPEGRQDEVSPWIEAFTNAKAWLETHK
- a CDS encoding aspartate aminotransferase family protein, whose protein sequence is MMSYTNEELYQQDKNNYLPTFKRFPLAFAKGKGSRLWDVEGKEYIDMLAGIAVCNVGHSHPKVVEAVQKQAAELMHISNFFVTLPQVELSKKLKEISGLDHVFITNSGAESVEGAIKVARKYAHKHGRGGEVISMTKSFHGRTLGTIATGQAKYQQGFEPIPTGFKQVEFNNLEALKSTISQETAAIILEPVQGEGGINPVDKDYLQAIREICTEEKIALIFDEVQCGIGRTGKWFAKDHYGVQPDVMTLAKGLGGGFPIGAFVCDSKISDAINYGDHGTTFGGNPLACSSALATLSVIEEENLLDAATEKGAWVKAEFEKMKAEHGEIKYIRGLGLMIGIELSQPAAPVVKLLLEKGIIANATADTVLRLVPSLNIPEEDLKQVVEEIEKCLAETMIEQ